In a single window of the Drosophila albomicans strain 15112-1751.03 chromosome 3, ASM965048v2, whole genome shotgun sequence genome:
- the LOC117572096 gene encoding sodium- and chloride-dependent neutral and basic amino acid transporter B(0+) isoform X1, giving the protein MSSNLKSRSSDEQLSSLPRSVKPTATPTYKHISGGMATLPRPDTSDTGNARTCVYIGGATGVSNAATLDRRQPQRMSWLNMRRAKADAEMPAVTPSPQTTRSCISTVSSVVESGGGRTTATSGRISSSGIVTLSGSNNTLTDIQGDYHEHHPHHHHHHDMHDGVSKNYSSVSVSASASASAHSAHNITTASNAKLLPAAEDESNQQTKCSVFRGLVLCICLNVSYANVVRFPRELDRYGSAYLLPYMVLLFLVGLPMLLLEISVGQFLGQGAAHTWRASPIFKGACIISRFASWVSAIWVSLQAVLALAYIGMFASNTIPFRECVGNLKLQMTGYSLTNNSGQECLEQTFLTPFWRNPLYFGLLAAGLIGLWIIVMLCTHNGKILRRSLFVYGLAGLALLCILTGWEVRNSFSRHYFPQLWKYESSLLAESNIWFNALTQVLYSVNCGFGAMPMLTGKFLYKGDAARTSVVYLCFNLLINAIAVTLFMVQFDFSANGYTIMDELKPLTAIYDRVLYGSQSEGDLLRHLVPSLIYALIILSALVSITVAVYTSTRLVPRRPNYVICLIALVVAVMSFAAPKFLIARVLDSRMVGTLAITALVFELIAITWIYGAKNIYTDLEFSIGRPIFRGWMWMWCSCPAILTGILVWWCADDDTDDLLAGYLPRWAPILFALAVILIIACVQIFRQVEYNFFGMICEASKPAKEWGPADPLARHSWKQWRSVCQDTGRRDFTLRRRGTRDYTHSIKKGQYSSAQKFGANGQVAHPHQTHWKSSTPGNSSPNYSGSMFGDSAIEEDISVDKFPGITQQQYVPFQASDGKPLRYSQRARQTAQPQTLTRLPPGPTTVEKHREVVYIRRLSDGGSGTHATRIEISPSNESITYGNGKANSNAAMSRNPLGRSTGCLAPAPALHAAGNHIKRSASSVVNVNTHKLPPPTSAAAGDHICWRKFNVNPEEYSTEL; this is encoded by the exons ATGAGCAGCAATCTGAAGAGCCGCAGCAGCGACGAGCAGCTAAGCAGTTTGCCCAGAAGTGTCAAACCCACGGCCACGCCCACCTATAAACACATATCCGGCGGCATGGCGACACTGCCACGCCCCGATACCTCCGATACAGGGAACGCACGAACTTGCGTCTACATTGGAGGCGCCACCGGAGTGAGCAATGCGGCCACCTTAGATAGAAGACAGCCACAGCGGATGTCCTGGCTGAATATGCGACGAGCCAAGGCCGATGCAGAGATGCCAGCGGTGACGCCATCGCCACAGACAACGCGCAGCTGCATCTCGACGGTGTCGAGTGTGGTGGAGAGCGGCGGCGGTCGGACGACGGCCACCTCGGGACGCATTAGCTCCAGTGGCATCGTGACGCtgagtggcagcaacaacacgctGACGGACATACAGGGCGACTATCATGAGCATCAtccccatcatcatcatcatcatgacaTGCACGATGGCGTCTCGAAGAACTATtcctccgtctctgtctctgcgtCAGCTTCGGCGTCCGCACATTCTGCACACAATATCACCACGGCCAGCAATGCGAAGCTGCTGCCCGCTGCGGAGGATGAGTCAAATCAACAG ACAAAATGCTCGGTGTTTCGCGGCCTTGTGCTCTGCATTTGCCTGAACGTCAGCTATGCGAATGTGGTGCGATTCCCACGTGAACTGGACAGGTATGGATCGGCTTACCTGCTGCCGTACATGGTTCTGCTGTTTCTAGTCGGTCTGCCCATGCTGCTGCTCGAGATATCTGTCGGCCAGTTTCTGGGCCAAGGGGCGGCGCACACCTGGCGCGCCTCGCCCATATTCAAAG GCGCCTGCATAATCAGTCGCTTTGCATCGTGGGTGTCGGCCATCTGGGTGTCGCTGCAGGCAGTGTTGGCCCTGGCCTATATTGGGATGTTTGCCTCGAACACAATTCCGTTTCGCGAGTGTGTGGGCAATCTGAAACTGCAAATG ACGGGCTACTCGTTGACCAACAACAGTGGACAGGAGTGCTTGGAGCAGACATTTCTGACTCCCTTTTGGCGTAATCCACTCTACTTTGGCCTGCTGGCAGCTGGTCTCATTGGCCTCTGGATAATCGTCATGTTGTG CACACACAATGGCAAGATTCTGCGGCGCAGTCTCTTCGTCTATGGCTTGGCTGGCTTGGCGCTGCTCTGCATCCTTACCGGCTGGGAGGTGCGCAACTCATTCTCTCGCCACTACTTTCCACAATTGTGGAAATACGAGAGCAGCCTGCTCGCCGAGAGCAACATCTGGTTCAATGCCTTGACCCAGGTGCTGTACTCGGTGAACTGCGGCTTTGGCGCTATGCCAATGCTGACGGGCAAGTTCCTCTACAAGGGTGACGCAGCACGCACCTCGGTTGTGTATCTGTGCTTCAATCTGCTGATCAATGCTATTGCCGTCACACTGTTCATGGTGCAGTTTGATTTCTCCGCCAATGGCTATACGATTATGGATGAACTGAAGCCCTTAACTGCCATCTACGATCGTGTTTTGTACGGTTCGCAGTCGGAGGGAGACCTCTTGCGTCATTTGGTACCTTCGCTCATCTATGCATTGATCATACTCTCCGCGCTCGTCTCCATCACCGTGGCTGTCTACACCTCAACACGCCTTGTGCCTCGTCGGCCCAACTATGTCATCTGCCTAATAGCTTTGGTTGTAGCTGTCATGTCCTTTGCAGCACCGAAGTTCCTGATTGCCCGCGTGCTCGACTCGCGGATGGTGGGCACCTTGGCCATCACGGCTCTCGTGTTTGAGCTGATTGCGATCACTTGGATCTATGGCGCCAAGAACATCTACACGGATCTGGAGTTCTCCATTGGCAGGCCCATTTTCCGTGgctggatgtggatgtggtgCAGTTGTCCCGCCATACTTACGGGGATACTCGTCTGGTGGTGTGCGGATGACGATACGGATGATCTGCTGGCTGGATACTTGCCACGCTGGGCACCCATACTCTTTGCATTAGCTGTGATACTCATCATCGCTTGTGTGCAGATCTTCCGGCAGGTGGAGTACAATTTCTTTGGCATGATCTGCGAGGCATCGAAACCGGCCAAGGAATGGGGACCAGCTGATCCGTTGGCACGTCACTCCTGGAAACAATGGCGTTCAGTTTGTCAGGATACAGGACGGCGTGACTTTACGCTGCGTCGTCGCGGCACTCGCGATTACACACACTCCATCAAGAAGGGACAGTATTCAAGTGCACAGAAGTTTGGCGCCAATGGACAGGTGGCGCATCCGCATCAGACACACTGGAAATCGTCGACGCCGGGCAACAGTTCGCCCAACTACAGCGGGTCGATGTTTGGCGACTCGGCCATTGAGGAGGACATCAGCGTGGACAAGTTTCCGGGCATCACGCAGCAGCAGTATGTGCCATTCCAGGCCAGCGATGGCAAGCCGCTTCGGTACTCGCAGCGTGCCCGCCAGACGGCCCAACCGCAAACGCTGACCCGCCTGCCGCCGGGGCCAACGACTGTGGAGAAGCATCGCGAGGTGGTGTACATCAGACGCCTCTCGGATGGCGGCAGTGGCACGCATGCCACACGCATCGAGATTTCGCCTTCTAATGAGTCCATTACCTACGGCAATGGTAAGGCGAATAGCAATGCGGCCATGTCACGCAATCCCTTGGGTCGCTCTACGGGTTGCTTGGCTCCAGCGCCAGCGTTGCATGCGGCTGGCAATCACATCAAGCGTTCGGCCAGCTCGGTGGTCAATGTGAACACGCATAAGCTACCTCCGCCCACGTCTGCGGCTGCGGGCGATCACATCTGCTGGCGCAAGTTCAACGTCAATCCGGAGGAGTATTCGACGGAGTTGTAA
- the LOC117572096 gene encoding sodium- and chloride-dependent neutral and basic amino acid transporter B(0+) isoform X2, giving the protein MLTLALANTTPTTKTTLRVVAPSVCVSSPPISSPPSPSVPPLCNFQLEMEIPTTKYLADYLYVVHEDVPFRYYRKTKCSVFRGLVLCICLNVSYANVVRFPRELDRYGSAYLLPYMVLLFLVGLPMLLLEISVGQFLGQGAAHTWRASPIFKGACIISRFASWVSAIWVSLQAVLALAYIGMFASNTIPFRECVGNLKLQMTGYSLTNNSGQECLEQTFLTPFWRNPLYFGLLAAGLIGLWIIVMLCTHNGKILRRSLFVYGLAGLALLCILTGWEVRNSFSRHYFPQLWKYESSLLAESNIWFNALTQVLYSVNCGFGAMPMLTGKFLYKGDAARTSVVYLCFNLLINAIAVTLFMVQFDFSANGYTIMDELKPLTAIYDRVLYGSQSEGDLLRHLVPSLIYALIILSALVSITVAVYTSTRLVPRRPNYVICLIALVVAVMSFAAPKFLIARVLDSRMVGTLAITALVFELIAITWIYGAKNIYTDLEFSIGRPIFRGWMWMWCSCPAILTGILVWWCADDDTDDLLAGYLPRWAPILFALAVILIIACVQIFRQVEYNFFGMICEASKPAKEWGPADPLARHSWKQWRSVCQDTGRRDFTLRRRGTRDYTHSIKKGQYSSAQKFGANGQVAHPHQTHWKSSTPGNSSPNYSGSMFGDSAIEEDISVDKFPGITQQQYVPFQASDGKPLRYSQRARQTAQPQTLTRLPPGPTTVEKHREVVYIRRLSDGGSGTHATRIEISPSNESITYGNGKANSNAAMSRNPLGRSTGCLAPAPALHAAGNHIKRSASSVVNVNTHKLPPPTSAAAGDHICWRKFNVNPEEYSTEL; this is encoded by the exons ATGCTCACGCTCGCGCTCGCCAACACAACGCCAACAACCAAAACCACGCTACGTGTGGTCGCccccagtgtgtgtgtgtcgtctCCTCCAATTTCCTCTCCCCCATCTCCGTCCGTTCCCCCCCTCTGCAATTTCCAACTtgaa ATGGAAATACCAACCACAAAATATCTAGCCGATTATCTATACGTTGTGCATGAGGATGTGCCCTTCCGATATTATCGCAAA ACAAAATGCTCGGTGTTTCGCGGCCTTGTGCTCTGCATTTGCCTGAACGTCAGCTATGCGAATGTGGTGCGATTCCCACGTGAACTGGACAGGTATGGATCGGCTTACCTGCTGCCGTACATGGTTCTGCTGTTTCTAGTCGGTCTGCCCATGCTGCTGCTCGAGATATCTGTCGGCCAGTTTCTGGGCCAAGGGGCGGCGCACACCTGGCGCGCCTCGCCCATATTCAAAG GCGCCTGCATAATCAGTCGCTTTGCATCGTGGGTGTCGGCCATCTGGGTGTCGCTGCAGGCAGTGTTGGCCCTGGCCTATATTGGGATGTTTGCCTCGAACACAATTCCGTTTCGCGAGTGTGTGGGCAATCTGAAACTGCAAATG ACGGGCTACTCGTTGACCAACAACAGTGGACAGGAGTGCTTGGAGCAGACATTTCTGACTCCCTTTTGGCGTAATCCACTCTACTTTGGCCTGCTGGCAGCTGGTCTCATTGGCCTCTGGATAATCGTCATGTTGTG CACACACAATGGCAAGATTCTGCGGCGCAGTCTCTTCGTCTATGGCTTGGCTGGCTTGGCGCTGCTCTGCATCCTTACCGGCTGGGAGGTGCGCAACTCATTCTCTCGCCACTACTTTCCACAATTGTGGAAATACGAGAGCAGCCTGCTCGCCGAGAGCAACATCTGGTTCAATGCCTTGACCCAGGTGCTGTACTCGGTGAACTGCGGCTTTGGCGCTATGCCAATGCTGACGGGCAAGTTCCTCTACAAGGGTGACGCAGCACGCACCTCGGTTGTGTATCTGTGCTTCAATCTGCTGATCAATGCTATTGCCGTCACACTGTTCATGGTGCAGTTTGATTTCTCCGCCAATGGCTATACGATTATGGATGAACTGAAGCCCTTAACTGCCATCTACGATCGTGTTTTGTACGGTTCGCAGTCGGAGGGAGACCTCTTGCGTCATTTGGTACCTTCGCTCATCTATGCATTGATCATACTCTCCGCGCTCGTCTCCATCACCGTGGCTGTCTACACCTCAACACGCCTTGTGCCTCGTCGGCCCAACTATGTCATCTGCCTAATAGCTTTGGTTGTAGCTGTCATGTCCTTTGCAGCACCGAAGTTCCTGATTGCCCGCGTGCTCGACTCGCGGATGGTGGGCACCTTGGCCATCACGGCTCTCGTGTTTGAGCTGATTGCGATCACTTGGATCTATGGCGCCAAGAACATCTACACGGATCTGGAGTTCTCCATTGGCAGGCCCATTTTCCGTGgctggatgtggatgtggtgCAGTTGTCCCGCCATACTTACGGGGATACTCGTCTGGTGGTGTGCGGATGACGATACGGATGATCTGCTGGCTGGATACTTGCCACGCTGGGCACCCATACTCTTTGCATTAGCTGTGATACTCATCATCGCTTGTGTGCAGATCTTCCGGCAGGTGGAGTACAATTTCTTTGGCATGATCTGCGAGGCATCGAAACCGGCCAAGGAATGGGGACCAGCTGATCCGTTGGCACGTCACTCCTGGAAACAATGGCGTTCAGTTTGTCAGGATACAGGACGGCGTGACTTTACGCTGCGTCGTCGCGGCACTCGCGATTACACACACTCCATCAAGAAGGGACAGTATTCAAGTGCACAGAAGTTTGGCGCCAATGGACAGGTGGCGCATCCGCATCAGACACACTGGAAATCGTCGACGCCGGGCAACAGTTCGCCCAACTACAGCGGGTCGATGTTTGGCGACTCGGCCATTGAGGAGGACATCAGCGTGGACAAGTTTCCGGGCATCACGCAGCAGCAGTATGTGCCATTCCAGGCCAGCGATGGCAAGCCGCTTCGGTACTCGCAGCGTGCCCGCCAGACGGCCCAACCGCAAACGCTGACCCGCCTGCCGCCGGGGCCAACGACTGTGGAGAAGCATCGCGAGGTGGTGTACATCAGACGCCTCTCGGATGGCGGCAGTGGCACGCATGCCACACGCATCGAGATTTCGCCTTCTAATGAGTCCATTACCTACGGCAATGGTAAGGCGAATAGCAATGCGGCCATGTCACGCAATCCCTTGGGTCGCTCTACGGGTTGCTTGGCTCCAGCGCCAGCGTTGCATGCGGCTGGCAATCACATCAAGCGTTCGGCCAGCTCGGTGGTCAATGTGAACACGCATAAGCTACCTCCGCCCACGTCTGCGGCTGCGGGCGATCACATCTGCTGGCGCAAGTTCAACGTCAATCCGGAGGAGTATTCGACGGAGTTGTAA
- the LOC117572096 gene encoding sodium- and chloride-dependent neutral and basic amino acid transporter B(0+) isoform X3 yields the protein MQENDKFFCTYKQYKICPKMEIPTTKYLADYLYVVHEDVPFRYYRKTKCSVFRGLVLCICLNVSYANVVRFPRELDRYGSAYLLPYMVLLFLVGLPMLLLEISVGQFLGQGAAHTWRASPIFKGACIISRFASWVSAIWVSLQAVLALAYIGMFASNTIPFRECVGNLKLQMTGYSLTNNSGQECLEQTFLTPFWRNPLYFGLLAAGLIGLWIIVMLCTHNGKILRRSLFVYGLAGLALLCILTGWEVRNSFSRHYFPQLWKYESSLLAESNIWFNALTQVLYSVNCGFGAMPMLTGKFLYKGDAARTSVVYLCFNLLINAIAVTLFMVQFDFSANGYTIMDELKPLTAIYDRVLYGSQSEGDLLRHLVPSLIYALIILSALVSITVAVYTSTRLVPRRPNYVICLIALVVAVMSFAAPKFLIARVLDSRMVGTLAITALVFELIAITWIYGAKNIYTDLEFSIGRPIFRGWMWMWCSCPAILTGILVWWCADDDTDDLLAGYLPRWAPILFALAVILIIACVQIFRQVEYNFFGMICEASKPAKEWGPADPLARHSWKQWRSVCQDTGRRDFTLRRRGTRDYTHSIKKGQYSSAQKFGANGQVAHPHQTHWKSSTPGNSSPNYSGSMFGDSAIEEDISVDKFPGITQQQYVPFQASDGKPLRYSQRARQTAQPQTLTRLPPGPTTVEKHREVVYIRRLSDGGSGTHATRIEISPSNESITYGNGKANSNAAMSRNPLGRSTGCLAPAPALHAAGNHIKRSASSVVNVNTHKLPPPTSAAAGDHICWRKFNVNPEEYSTEL from the exons ATGCAAGAAAATGACAAATTCTTTTGTACCtacaaacaatataaaatcTGTCCAAAGATGGAAATACCAACCACAAAATATCTAGCCGATTATCTATACGTTGTGCATGAGGATGTGCCCTTCCGATATTATCGCAAA ACAAAATGCTCGGTGTTTCGCGGCCTTGTGCTCTGCATTTGCCTGAACGTCAGCTATGCGAATGTGGTGCGATTCCCACGTGAACTGGACAGGTATGGATCGGCTTACCTGCTGCCGTACATGGTTCTGCTGTTTCTAGTCGGTCTGCCCATGCTGCTGCTCGAGATATCTGTCGGCCAGTTTCTGGGCCAAGGGGCGGCGCACACCTGGCGCGCCTCGCCCATATTCAAAG GCGCCTGCATAATCAGTCGCTTTGCATCGTGGGTGTCGGCCATCTGGGTGTCGCTGCAGGCAGTGTTGGCCCTGGCCTATATTGGGATGTTTGCCTCGAACACAATTCCGTTTCGCGAGTGTGTGGGCAATCTGAAACTGCAAATG ACGGGCTACTCGTTGACCAACAACAGTGGACAGGAGTGCTTGGAGCAGACATTTCTGACTCCCTTTTGGCGTAATCCACTCTACTTTGGCCTGCTGGCAGCTGGTCTCATTGGCCTCTGGATAATCGTCATGTTGTG CACACACAATGGCAAGATTCTGCGGCGCAGTCTCTTCGTCTATGGCTTGGCTGGCTTGGCGCTGCTCTGCATCCTTACCGGCTGGGAGGTGCGCAACTCATTCTCTCGCCACTACTTTCCACAATTGTGGAAATACGAGAGCAGCCTGCTCGCCGAGAGCAACATCTGGTTCAATGCCTTGACCCAGGTGCTGTACTCGGTGAACTGCGGCTTTGGCGCTATGCCAATGCTGACGGGCAAGTTCCTCTACAAGGGTGACGCAGCACGCACCTCGGTTGTGTATCTGTGCTTCAATCTGCTGATCAATGCTATTGCCGTCACACTGTTCATGGTGCAGTTTGATTTCTCCGCCAATGGCTATACGATTATGGATGAACTGAAGCCCTTAACTGCCATCTACGATCGTGTTTTGTACGGTTCGCAGTCGGAGGGAGACCTCTTGCGTCATTTGGTACCTTCGCTCATCTATGCATTGATCATACTCTCCGCGCTCGTCTCCATCACCGTGGCTGTCTACACCTCAACACGCCTTGTGCCTCGTCGGCCCAACTATGTCATCTGCCTAATAGCTTTGGTTGTAGCTGTCATGTCCTTTGCAGCACCGAAGTTCCTGATTGCCCGCGTGCTCGACTCGCGGATGGTGGGCACCTTGGCCATCACGGCTCTCGTGTTTGAGCTGATTGCGATCACTTGGATCTATGGCGCCAAGAACATCTACACGGATCTGGAGTTCTCCATTGGCAGGCCCATTTTCCGTGgctggatgtggatgtggtgCAGTTGTCCCGCCATACTTACGGGGATACTCGTCTGGTGGTGTGCGGATGACGATACGGATGATCTGCTGGCTGGATACTTGCCACGCTGGGCACCCATACTCTTTGCATTAGCTGTGATACTCATCATCGCTTGTGTGCAGATCTTCCGGCAGGTGGAGTACAATTTCTTTGGCATGATCTGCGAGGCATCGAAACCGGCCAAGGAATGGGGACCAGCTGATCCGTTGGCACGTCACTCCTGGAAACAATGGCGTTCAGTTTGTCAGGATACAGGACGGCGTGACTTTACGCTGCGTCGTCGCGGCACTCGCGATTACACACACTCCATCAAGAAGGGACAGTATTCAAGTGCACAGAAGTTTGGCGCCAATGGACAGGTGGCGCATCCGCATCAGACACACTGGAAATCGTCGACGCCGGGCAACAGTTCGCCCAACTACAGCGGGTCGATGTTTGGCGACTCGGCCATTGAGGAGGACATCAGCGTGGACAAGTTTCCGGGCATCACGCAGCAGCAGTATGTGCCATTCCAGGCCAGCGATGGCAAGCCGCTTCGGTACTCGCAGCGTGCCCGCCAGACGGCCCAACCGCAAACGCTGACCCGCCTGCCGCCGGGGCCAACGACTGTGGAGAAGCATCGCGAGGTGGTGTACATCAGACGCCTCTCGGATGGCGGCAGTGGCACGCATGCCACACGCATCGAGATTTCGCCTTCTAATGAGTCCATTACCTACGGCAATGGTAAGGCGAATAGCAATGCGGCCATGTCACGCAATCCCTTGGGTCGCTCTACGGGTTGCTTGGCTCCAGCGCCAGCGTTGCATGCGGCTGGCAATCACATCAAGCGTTCGGCCAGCTCGGTGGTCAATGTGAACACGCATAAGCTACCTCCGCCCACGTCTGCGGCTGCGGGCGATCACATCTGCTGGCGCAAGTTCAACGTCAATCCGGAGGAGTATTCGACGGAGTTGTAA